A DNA window from Drosophila pseudoobscura strain MV-25-SWS-2005 chromosome 2, UCI_Dpse_MV25, whole genome shotgun sequence contains the following coding sequences:
- the LOC117183238 gene encoding uncharacterized protein, with product MLLKFKEAFEQLIEKVPGRKELNFQDVEEIVQKISQAFHGMNSVFQGSLMNLKETCINRPGHQVLLRLKMPFKITPNGTFIYQTGETLYSLNANIRHPAVQNGFFIPQLIQSLFNIDLKRAIASIGEFNSETGKTYTLSVTDEQSMSISRFKIKANPSGINSQALHFLFTLGFTFLDDSKIYMVDPECPFLFGATDDDIVRGATKHTAKVIKLLGHLNVDEVEVHGATYMAFNTLFSNSCVIGLTFEALKILISVFHNADRLTFVYNKLMNFKQLDSVDPEELMALFLPG from the exons ATGTTGCTTAAATTCAAGGAAGCTTTTGAGCAATTAATAGAAAAAGTACCAGGTCGCAAGGAATTGAATTTCCAGGATGTGGAGGAGATTGTGCAGAAAATATCACAGGCATTCCACGGTATGAACTCTGTTTTCCAAGGATCCCTAATGAACTTGAAGGAAACAT GCATCAATCGCCCTGGTCATCAGGTTTTGCTTCGTCTGAAAATGCCATTCAAGATTACTCCGAATGGTACATTTATATACCAAACCGGGGAAACGCTGTACTCGCTGAATGCAAACATACGCCATCCAGCTGTACAAAATGGATTTTTTATTCCCCAATTGATACAATCTTTGTTTAATATTGACTTGAAAAGAGCTATTGCCAGTATTGGTGAGTTCAATTCGGAGACAGGCAAGACGTACACCCTCAGTGTCACTGATGAACAATCCATGAGCATATCAAGGTTTAAAATTAAAGCAAATCCATCTGGCATAAATAGTCAGGCCCTTCATTTCCTATTTACACTCGGCTTTACATTTTTGGATGATTCTAAAATCTATATGGTCGACCCAGAGTGTCCATTTCTCTTTGGGGCGACTGACGATGACATTGTAAGGGGAGCCACGAAGCATACAGCTAAAGTGATCAAATTACTGGGACATTTAAATGTTGACGAAGTCGAGGTCCACGGTGCTACATATATGGCTTTTAATACTTTGTTTTCGAATAGCTGTGTTATCGGTCTGACTTTTGAG GCtcttaaaatattaatttctgTCTTTCACAATGCCGATCGCTTGACCTTTGTGTACAACAAGCTAATGAATTTTAAGCAGTTAGACAGTGTGGATCCTGAAGAACTTATGGCCTTGTTTTTACCAGGCTAA